The following coding sequences lie in one Lolium perenne isolate Kyuss_39 chromosome 2, Kyuss_2.0, whole genome shotgun sequence genomic window:
- the LOC127336848 gene encoding subtilisin-like protease translates to MESFKLCLLAFLLPFLFLALVATGETGDELSTYVIHVQPQESHLFGTSDDRKAFHQSFLPEHGRLLHSYYHVTSGFAARLTRRELDAISAMPGFVAAVPNVIYHVQTTHTPQFLGLNTDLGTRNLSVGLGDGVIVGVLDTGIFPNHPSFSGAGMPLPPAKWKGRCDFNGSACNNKLIGARSFISGSSPGTPPTDEEGHGTHTSSTAAGALVPGAQVLGQASGVASGMAPRAHLAMYKVCDDFGCASVDILAGIDAAVSDGCDVISMSLGGESLPFYQDSIAVGTFAAAEKGIFVSMAAGNSGPLNSTLSNEAPWMLTVAAGTMDRLILSKVILGNGVSFDGESVYQPNTSSSAVPLVYAGASSTPFAQFCGNGSLDGFDVKGKIVLCERGNNVARIDKGAEVLRAGGAGMILTNQFIDGYSTLADAHVLPASHVSYAAGVAIKTYINSTANPTAQISFGGTVLGTSPAPAITSFSSRGPSIQNPGILKPDITGPGVSVLAAWPFQVGPPRFDFRPTFNIISGTSMSTPHLSGIAALIKSKHPDWSPAAIKSAIMTTADFNDRSGAPILNEQHKPADLFATGAGFVNPEKAVDPGLVYDMYNDGYIGYLCGLYTNRECSVIARRPVDCSAVAVIPQSALNYPSISVAFVKDWNPLAPVVVERTVKNVGEATAMYRAEVDMPAGSAVNVTVTPNVLWFGGKVQMQKFKVLVFPIKDSATAVQGAIRWVSDTHTVRSPVSATFPSH, encoded by the coding sequence ATGGAAAGCTTCAAGCTCTGCTTGCTGGCCTTCCTTCTCCCCTTCCTCTTCCTCGCCCTTGTCGCCACCGGAGAGACCGGAGACGAGCTTAGCACGTACGTCATCCACGTGCAGCCCCAGGAGAGCCACCTGTTCGGCACGTCCGACGACCGGAAGGCGTTTCACCAGTCCTTCCTCCCAGAGCACGGCCGTCTGCTCCACTCGTACTACCATGTCACCAGTGGCTTCGCAGCCCGGCTGACGcggcgcgagctcgacgcgatcTCTGCCATGCCCGGGTTCGTCGCCGCGGTACCGAACGTGATCTACCACGTGCAGACGACGCACACCCCGCAGTTTCTCGGGCTGAACACGGACCTGGGCACGAGGAACCTCTCCGTCGGGCTGGGCGACGGGGTTATCGTCGGGGTGCTCGACACGGGCATCTTCCCCAACCACCCCTCCTTCAGCGGCGCCGgcatgccgctgccgccggccaagTGGAAGGGCAGATGCGACTTCAACGGCTCCGCATGCAACAACAAGCTGATCGGCGCCCGGAGCTTCATCAGTGGCAGCAGCCCCGGCACCCCGCCGACGGACGAGGAAGGCCACGGCACACACACGTCGAGCACCGCGGCGGGAGCCCTCGTGCCGGGCGCTCAGGTGCTCGGTCAGGCCAGCGGCGTCGCGTCCGGTATGGCGCCACGCGCGCACTTAGCCATGTACAAGGTCTGCGATGACTTTGGCTGCGCCAGCGTGGACATCCTCGCGGGCATCGACGCCGCCGTGTCTGACGGCTGCGACGTCATATCCATGTCGCTGGGCGGGGAGTCGCTGCCGTTCTACCAAGACAGCATCGCTGTCGGCACGTTCGCCGCCGCGGAGAAGGGGATATTTGTCAGCATGGCAGCCGGAAACTCCGGTCCACTCAACAGCACGTTGTCGAATGAGGCGCCCTGGATGCTCACCGTCGCCGCCGGCACAATGGACCGTCTGATCCTCTCCAAGGTGATCCTCGGAAACGGCGTTTCCTTCGACGGCGAGTCCGTCTACCAGCCAAACACCTCGTCGTCCGCTGTCCCGTTGGTCTACGCCGGCGCGAGCTCGACACCTTTCGCCCAGTTCTGTGGCAACGGCTCACTGGATGGCTTCGACGTCAAGGGCAAGATCGTGCTCTGCGAGCGGGGGAACAACGTCGCGAGGATTGATAAGGGAGCCGAGGTGCTGAGAGCAGGAGGCGCCGGCATGATTCTGACCAACCAGTTCATCGACGGCTACAGCACACTCGCTGACGCGCACGTGCTCCCAGCCTCGCACGTCAGCTACGCCGCCGGAGTGGCGATTAAAACCTACATCAATTCTACCGCAAACCCGACGGCCCAGATTTCATTCGGCGGCACGGTCCTCGgcacgtcgccggcgccggcaatCACCTCCTTCTCCTCCCGTGGCCCCAGCATCCAGAACCCCGGCATTCTGAAGCCCGACATCACGGGCCCCGGCGTCAGCGTTCTCGCGGCGTGGCCGTTTCAGGTCGGCCCTCCAAGGTTCGACTTCCGGCCGACCTTCAACATCATCTCCGGGACTTCCATGTCGACGCCGCACCTCAGCGGCATCGCCGCGCTGATCAAGAGCAAGCACCCAGACTGGTCGCCCGCGGCGATCAAGTCCGCCATCATGACCACCGCCGACTTCAATGACCGCTCTGGCGCACCGATTCTCAACGAGCAGCATAAGCCAGCCGACTTATTCGCCACCGGAGCCGGCTTCGTCAATCCGGAGAAGGCCGTGGACCCTGGCCTGGTCTACGACATGTACAACGATGGCTACATCGGCTACCTCTGCGGGCTGTACACTAATCGGGAGTGCTCGGTGATCGCGCGCCGCCCGGTGGACTGCAGTGCCGTGGCGGTGATCCCGCAGTCCGCGCTGAACTACCCGTCAATATCGGTGGCGTTCGTGAAGGATTGGAACCCGTTGGCTCCGGTGGTAGTCGAGCGCACGGTGAAGAACGTCGGGGAGGCGACGGCGATGTACCGCGCCGAGGTCGACATGCCGGCGGGAAGCGCCGTGAACGTCACCGTTACGCCGAACGTGCTCTGGTTCGGCGGTAAGGTCCAGATGCAGAAATTCAAGGTGCTCGTGTTCCCGATCAAGGACAGCGCCACGGCGGTGCAGGGCGCCATCCGGTGGGTGTCAGACACGCACACCGTGAGGAGTCCCGTCTCGGCCACCTTCCCCTCACACTAG